The Aspergillus flavus chromosome 2, complete sequence region TTGTACTGGCCAGGCGAATGATCCATCATAGTCATTTAACGTTAATGTCAACTAGTCTCATGTTTTCATTGATCTCATTTCTGCTATAGAATCCAGTTCTATAAAGGCTATCTATTATCAAACTGGCCGACTAAGACTTACGCATCTTATCCCCGCCCAACATCCACTTAAACATAGTCTCAACCCTCGAGACAGGGAACCCAAGCGCCCCCAATAAGATCCACGAGATCTGGAAAACCAGAGCATAGACCCGAGCCAGACAAAGTGCTGTCCGGACAAGATGGTCCTTGAAACCTAGCTCTATAGACGGTGATTTGGAGGAACACAAGGGGTCAGGGTGGTATTGAACCTCAAAAGGTACCTGAGCACCAAAATGCTCGATAGCAATCTCGAGACCAGCAGTAACCGCATCTTCAAGAAACCCACGTCCGGTCCAGCGGAATCCGTAGCTTAATCCCCTCTTGTTCTGGATCAAAGGAAGCCGGCTTTGAGCTTGGAGAGTTGCGGTGCTAAGTTCGAGGTCGGTGTATTCCCATATGCTGTGTGCAAAGCGGGGATGTGGCGGCGTAAATGGGTTCAGGGTGATGTATAACCGATCGAAGAGACAGGTCGGGATGTCTTGGAGGGAGCTTACGTTGTATGTGAGGCTGGATTTGCGGGGTGCCCAGGCTGAGGGTTCATGCTGGGTGTAGTCGGTGGGGTCTAGGGTGTAGTTACTGGGAGGCCAAGATCCGTTGGTGCTGGGTGCCAGCTGGTTTGAAATGTGTAAGTGGTTGTTCAGTCGTGTTGTTTATGATAGAGGGTTGTGGTTTACTTACAAAAGGGTCTGAGTGTAAGACGGCGATATTGTTGGTTGTTTTGAGCCCCTGGATGATTTCCGTTTCTTTGGTGTCTATATTGGAACCTAGTACCTTGAGGATCTCGTCGTTGTCCACGGCGAAGATTATATGATCGAAGTGTAATTCTCTACCATCCGCTGTGAAAAGGCTATACTGCTTTTTACCCATGCGGACTATCTCCCGGACGCTGGTATTGAGGTGCACATTTTCAGGGGAGAATCCCCTGGCCATGGCTTGAACAACATGGCTTGTTCCACCGTCGATACGCCGAAAATCTGGCGTAGTTCGCCGTGTGCCAAAGAGTTGATGGTCGCATAAGCTGCGAATGAGGGTCTTCACAGGAAATTGTGGAAGTAGCCGTCCAACATTCGTCCCCCATAGGGTTGAAAACAAAGGCGCCAGATACTGGTCGCAAAGACTTTTTGAATACCTTTCCTTTGAGAGAAATTCATGTGTGCTGAGCGACTGCTGAACGTTAGTTTTGTCATGGGATCGACGCTTCTCTATCAATACATCCATGGCCAAATAATTGAACCATATGATGTCGAGCAACAAACGAATGGTTCCTAAGTTGCACAACATCCATGGGTGTAGGAGAAGCGTATTTAGAACGCTACCACACCAGTCATAAGTGTCTATACCGTTTGACACACCAAAACTAAATGGTACGGCGGATGTGCTTATTCCTAGGAAGCGGAGCAGAGATACGAGATTGGCTAGACACAGATGTTAGCCCTGAACTGCCTTTCTGGTATAACCAAACTGACGAGAAGCCTCGGCATTGAAGGATGGCGATTCTGTGTTCACATCGACTTCTTTCCCATTATGTTCTAATGGTAGGGACTTGATACGCCCGCCCAAGCTTGCCGAAGCCTCAAATAGGTGGACATCATGCGCCGAATGTTGCAATGCCCAGAAGCAAGTGGTTCCAGTGCAGCCGCCGCCAACAATAGCGACTCGTTCGGAGTGAGGAAGCGGCATGGGACAGAAATTCTTCAGAAAAATAGCCTCCCATCTGACTGAAAAAGTCAATACTAGCAGGTGAAAGGCGGACGCAGCCTTCTATACGAAGTGCAACAGTTGGTGCACGCGTTGGAGAGGGAGTGGATGAAACAGTAGATAGATCTATACTACTCGCCCCCAGTCAGACCTCGGCTCATACTTTCCGGGGGTGGCGAGAATCAGGGTGATATTTAACTATGGCCAAAGGATTAGCTCAGGAGGAAACGAGAGAATGCCAACATAATGCGGTTACGGGCTCCTCAAGACAGGTTCTCCAGTCTACTTGGGCGTGATCATATCAGATGACAGGGCGCTTAATCATGGGTGAACCAGCGGCAAATTGGCTTTTAAAGGGGATTAATATCGCATTACGACACTGGTCATTGGCCAGGTTCCAATATTAAGGGGGTTATTTTACGGGGTTAATTTGCATACTCCACAAGCTCCAGTTGTATCAGGGGCACACGATAGTCGGGTGGCTGGCTCATATCTGCACGCATATCAGATTCCGTTGATTGTGAGGACATCACACTATGGAAAAGCCGACAACTGACGTATGGGAAACTCGCTGGTTATTCAAAAAGTATTCCAAAAAGATCCGCCAATCATTTTATAGTTATTCTTAGTATACTAGTacctactactagtattacATGGTAAGAATGAACTAATGAATGATTTAATCCTCAAAAATGGAAACCTCAACCTCGGCCGCGCATCACGTGTGGGTCGGGGTTCCTGTCCCGGACAATCATTAGCATCCTATCGTCATTCTgcctactccgtactccgtatcttCCCCCTCATTCAACACCAGACATTCACAGCTTTTCGGTCGTTTTTGTGTGTCTTTTATTTTGTGCAGCACTGACCATTCCCTACATCATtagaaaaagaggagagagagtgtgtgtcTACCTACTTTGTTCGTTCTGACCGAGCGAAAGTGCCACCAGCCACCGCAAGATAAGGTGGTCCCAGGAATCCGCCTGCCTATCAGCGACTATTGAGCGCTTTAAAAACCCAATTTAGATCAACGCCGCAACTTACAcaatcttcctctttcttaTCTAGATCAcatctcatcatcatgtCAAATCCGTTGGATACCGATGCCGGCTCAGAGCTCTTCAGTAGTTATGAGGCCGAGCTAAAGCTGATACAGGCCGATCTGAACCAGACATTGGACCAGATCGCCGAATCGAGCGGAGAGCAACGGAAATCCACAATTAGGAAAGCGGAACAGGTTCTAGATGAAGCTACTGAACTGGTTGGTTGCCTACCTCGCAATACTCGGTGAACTCTCATTGACAAGGTCGGTCATTTGCAGTTGGACCAGATGCGCATGGAGAAGCAGAACATCCCCTCGGCGGCGCGGTCAAAAGTCAACGCACGATTCCGCAACTATGCCACGGATCTTGATGAGTCGAAACGCAAACTGAAATCTCTTTCCGACGACCGAAAAGCGCTCTTTGGCGATCGCTACACCGACGACCCGCAGGATGTACACCTGGAGCAGAGGCAGCAGCTTCTGTCCGGCACGGACCGCCTGGAGCGCAGCTCTGCCAGACTCCAAGAAAGCCAGCGGATTGCTTTAGAGACGGAAGATATCGGCCGCAACACGCTAGCAGATCTGAACACGCAGCGGGAAACCATTATGAATACCCGGAGCAATCTGCAGCAAAGCGAAGGATATGTTGATACCAGTATCAAAACGTTAAGGGGCATGGCCCGTAGGTACTGACTCCTTGGACTCCTACTCTTTTACTTTCTAACTCATAATTGCTAAAATTTCCTCGTTTTGCGCAGGATGGCTACGAATCGGATAATCACTATTGCGATCATAACCGTTTTGGTTCTTCTGATTATTGCCGTTATCTACAGCAAGTTCCATTAAGCGTTAGGGCTAGCAGGCGTTGTACGGGAGTTCTGCGTTTGTCTTTTTCATATTACGACATGGTGTCTGCTGTAGCAGGCATTGCTAAGCAACGTTGTATGATAGCATCTCAATGGCCTAATCAAGCCGACTTTTGTAGTTTTGATACAACTCAACGACTCAATTGGCGCACTCTATTATAAACAAGATCAAAACCTCGGGGTATCATCAGCACATATAACAAGAAGCAGGAGGATGAAATTCGAAACACAACAGATACCGCCTAGTATCAGTTCATGATACGCATCGTCCCAAACGCAAGGTTAACAACCACCCCAACAAACACCGCCAAACCCTTTCGCCAGCTCCAAACCCCCTCCTCCCGCCTCAACCACATCGCACAACCCACCGGCCAAAAGAAACCCATGACAGCGCCCCAAAGCATATCATCTATAGCCCCTCGCGACCCCGACCCAAATcccccatcatcatctgtgaAACCCGCACCCTCTCCAGCCCCTCCTACTCCAGCCGCCATTGCCGACGAACCCTCGTCCATCCACCGATCCTCAAGTTCCCGCAACTCCGCCCCACTCGGCATAGTATCCGGCGTCCGCGACACCGACTGAATAGCCATAAACTGCGACCGCAGCGCCGACACTTCAGCGGGGGTAAACCCCGCCGACAGCAACCGGTCAAAGCCACGGGGCGCAGGAGTAGTCGAGGACGTctgatgctgttgctgctgctgttgactCTGCATACTTGACTGATTACCATCTTTTTGTGTCTCATCCTCTTGCTGAAGCGTAGATGCCAACGATGCTTCTGTCGCTAAATCCGTAGCTGAAAGGACGATATCGCCTATCGAACAATGAATATACAGACGGGGTTGTTCTCGGACAGGCGCTTTgcccttccccttcccctttGAGAGATCGGtgtcttcatcatcggatgGTAGTCGGGGTGAGCGAGTGGGTGAGGGGGGTAGTTTCAGGGAGACGGAGAGTGGGACGGTGTCTTCAAGACCGCGGCCGGCGTAGATCAATCGGAGACGGTGTGAGGAGAGGTTTTGTGGGAGTCGGGTGCGGACCAACTGTTTTAGGCCTGCTGATGTGGTTGTTTCGGGGTAGAGGATGTCGAAGGGGAGGTCGGGGATTGAGGCAGAGAAGCGGAtagtgaggaggagagggtCGGATGTTGAGTCCTCCTCGGGATTGTGGTTTGGGGATAGGAAGGTTGGTGTTGTCATTTTCTTATCAATTGAATTATTGGTTGACAGGGGAGTGCATAAAATGACCAATGTTTGCGCGAGAGTTGGGTATTTGCAGGGTTCAAATGTGTCGTGTCGTAGCAGGTCGAGATGTAGATGATGCTATCTGCGGAGTTAGTGGACTGATTCCCATACGGAGTGATTAGCCCGCGCTAATTTGTTACCCGATAAGGGCCCACGTGATGCCGGGGCTGCTGTAAGTGGTATACCTATCATTTTTCTGGGGATCAGAGGCTAGGATTTCTATCTGTTCTATATGATCTCTAGTAGTTCTTTCGTGGAGTTCTAAGTTTCATCCTATTCATGTTGTGCAGATATGGCGTACAGCGGTATTCTATACTAGTCTCCATCACTCAACGTCATGGCGGGAAACTCTCGTGCAGAAGCGGAAAACTTCCGTTTCACCTACCCATATGATATCAAATCTTCCGGAGAACGAATCATTTGTAAGCACATTTAGAAATGTCTCATGAGTTTTTGTCATTGGATTCGATATCTTTACTGATATAGAACAAAGGGAAAAGTGAGCACAATCACTCAGGATGTGCATAGGTCCAATGGCCAAGGTAAGTCCTTGGCATACAGGATGATAATGAAGCAGTATGTATTACACGATGTGGGCTTTATAACCCGGGAATCACTGGTGTAttcaacaagaagaagggggagaCTCGATAATCCCAGGAAAAAACAATCCGTAAGAACGCCATCCGATGCACCGTTGATAATTCCAAAAGGCCGTGAAAGAAAATCGGAAGGGTGATCTAAACCATAAAGGATTCACCGCATCCA contains the following coding sequences:
- a CDS encoding putative vesicle transport v-snare protein (unnamed protein product) is translated as MSNPLDTDAGSELFSSYEAELKLIQADLNQTLDQIAESSGEQRKSTIRKAEQVLDEATELLDQMRMEKQNIPSAARSKVNARFRNYATDLDESKRKLKSLSDDRKALFGDRYTDDPQDVHLEQRQQLLSGTDRLERSSARLQESQRIALETEDIGRNTLADLNTQRETIMNTRSNLQQSEGYVDTSIKTLRGMARRMATNRIITIAIITVLVLLIIAVIYSKFH
- a CDS encoding DUF2407 C-terminal domain-containing protein, with protein sequence MTTPTFLSPNHNPEEDSTSDPLLLTIRFSASIPDLPFDILYPETTTSAGLKQLVRTRLPQNLSSHRLRLIYAGRGLEDTVPLSVSLKLPPSPTRSPRLPSDDEDTDLSKGKGKGKAPVREQPRLYIHCSIGDIVLSATDLATEASLASTLQQEDETQKDGNQSSMQSQQQQQQHQTSSTTPAPRGFDRLLSAGFTPAEVSALRSQFMAIQSVSRTPDTMPSGAELRELEDRWMDEGSSAMAAGVGGAGEGAGFTDDDGGFGSGSRGAIDDMLWGAVMGFFWPVGCAMWLRREEGVWSWRKGLAVFVGVVVNLAFGTMRIMN